A region of the Salvia splendens isolate huo1 chromosome 11, SspV2, whole genome shotgun sequence genome:
TCACGATAGGTAAAAGACCAATAGCAATGGAATCAAGggatataaattttttatctttcttagtTTCAACAATAATTGGAGAAATTAAGACTCCAAATCTTCAACGCCTATCATGCATGCATCTCTTCTCACAACGGCAACAAAAATTTGAAGTTGTTGAGTTAACATCAACGAAAGCCCAAAATGATTTATGAGGCGGTGTTGAGCGTTCCTCATGGGAGAGATCTCAGATATGGATGCACCACTTGATGTTCCAGCAGGGAGGCCAGGGACTCTAGTTAGGTTGGGTTGGGTTGATTTTAAACTTATTTACAGATTAATTGCTTGGTCTTGGGCCCATAACAACACTGCTTGGTCGAATGATCTTGGCACAAATGATACGATTAATTTGATTTTGCTGTAGTTAATTAGGTTGGGTTGGGCTCATTTTAAACTTTATTGAAGATGAATTGCTCGGTCTGGGctaatttttttcccttttagttgaaaaattatttaatatttttgaaatttccaGTTAAAACATCACTCCCACAAACCATTGTGGTCTCCTGATACTAAATAATGTGAAGTGATCCAATCTCCTGCTTTTAAGCCGCGGTGGACGGACACATAAACAAATACGAACAGGGGCCAGATTTTTTGAaactatattatattaaaaatattttgaagtaCTACTCCACTATATAAGCTTTTGCattaatatacataaaatttggataaaaaattagtataaaaaaaattactaaaaagTTAAGGTGGTAGAAGCTTAAACTCCTATACGGCTTATACCTTGATCACAAACTGTGTGCCCGCAAAGTGCTTTTAAGTTTACTTACAAGCTTTGGAAAACTAGAGTGACTAACTGACTATATACCGTGACTTCACATGTCTCAAACTTTATAAAGTTACATTAGTTGCAATATTTTCGTTTCATTCATATGTCATGCAGCTCAAATTATACATTCAAAtaactttttctattttcataCTTCTTTTGTAAGAAACGAAGAACTTGAGTATAACTCAACATATTACATGACCTTCATACTTGTAGTATAAATAACCACTAACGCTACCaatcacattattcaaaacaaaaccCTAATCAAAAGCAATGGCTACTTCCTTCCAAACCCTAATTCCTCTCCTTGCCACCATAGCTTTGCTCCTCACGGCGGCGGAAGCTCAGCGACCTCGTCCGCCTCCCAGAAGGACCTCCTTCACTTTCACCTTCAACGGCTCGCGGCCATCGGAACTCACCTTCCAAGGCGACGCCTACTTCCCTCCGGGAGCGACCCGCCTTCGCCTCACCAAAACCGACGTTTTCGGAAACGCACAGCTGAACACCGCCGGCCGAGTCTTGTACTCCAACCCCATCAGATTCTTGGAAGGGAGGCGGCGGCGGGTGAGAGCCAGCTTCGAATCCAACGTGAGATTCGTCATCACGCCCAACCGAGGCGACACCAATCCGCCGGCCGATGGCCTCGTATTTTTCCTCGCCCCCGTAAACTCCACCCCCGATGCAAGCGGCGGGAGCTTCGGGGTCTTCGATTTAACCGGAAATAAGGCGTCAGTTTTCGCGGTTGAGTTCGACATCTTCAGCAACGAATGGGATCCGAGTTTTCGCCACGTGGGGATCGACATTCAGTCTCGGGTTTCCAGCAACGTGACGGCGGTCGACGACGCGATATTGGGGCAGGAGGTGAGTGCCCGCATCGACTACAATGCGGCCACGAATTTGATTAGGGTTAACGGCAGCGTCGGTGCAAAGGGGTTTGAGGTCAGTTATGTGTACGATTTGAGCACTATTCTACCGGAACAAGTTCAGGCCGGAATCTCTGCCGCCACCGGAGGTTTGGCCGCCGTTCACGACGTCGTCGCGTGGTCTTTCAGTTCTACCATGCGGAGAAGAAGGCCTAATAGCGACGAGCACATTTGAAAATTGAGAGTTTGAGTTTGGAATGCTATAAAAATGTTTAATCAAGTATATATccgatattataattaatatcgAAATAATGCAATAAATACTAATGACATTATgattattatttagtttttattttatacaattaTAATCAAACTACCTTGTGTtccaaaaaatatcatttttcatcctttgaatatataaataatactattagcCATTAGGAGTacattaaattatattttttctatattcatattatttcaatttaCCATTTTGACAATGATGTCTACATCAAATACAAAGGTAAAATTCTTTTTGCCTATCTTTTACTATCCGTAAACGATAGTAGTATTTTGGTTATTGATccaaaaattaaagaaacaatttctaaaattttatgCCTAATAAAAATGGATCTTTAAATTATTCGAATGGAACTACTTAATAGAAAAGTACACGTAGAATAAATCCCAAGATTGAATTTAGGCGTGTGATTAAAACTCCATAATTAGACTGTCAAACTAATTATTCTGGAATGGGTCCGAGTTTTATCCATGTAGGGATCGACACTCAGTCTCAGGAGTCCAGAAACGTGACGACGGTCGACGACGCGATATTGGGGCAGGAGGTGAGTGCCCGTATCGACTACAATGCGGCCACGAATTTGATTAGGGTTAATGGCATTTTGAGGTCAGTTATGTGTACGATTTGAGCACCATTCTACCTAAACAAGTTCAAGCCGGAATCTCTGCTGCCACCGGGGTTTGGCTGCCGTTAACGATGTCGTCGCGTGGTCTTTCAGTTCCACCATGCGGAGAAGAAGGCCTAATAGCGGCGAGTTTGAGAATTGAGAGTTTGAGTTTGGAATGCTATAAAATGTACAGCCAAGTATATATCCGGTATGTAATTAAAATATCGAAATAATGCAATACATACTAATTACATTAtgattagtttttattttatacaaCTACTATAAAGGAGTAGTATTAAACTTGAGGATATTATAATCAAACTATCTTTTGTTCCAAAGTAGATATCATGTTTTTCTTTATCTGTTCAAATAATATCATATattcatttttggaaaaaataaatcataattaatacatcaaattatACATTTTCTATATTAATATTGTTTAAATTTACTATTGTGACAATGATGTCTACATCAGATATAAAGGTAAACTTCTTATTGCATTCTTACTATCCGTAAAtgctagtagtagtagtagtactattttggtTATTGATccaaaaattaaagaaacaatTTCTAAAAAATTTATGCATAATCAAAATGGATGTTTAAATTATGCacggatggagtactacttAATAGAAAAATAAGGGTAGAATAAGTCCCAAGATTGAATTTAAGCGCGTGATTAAAACTCCCTAATTAAACTCTCAAACTAATTATTCTGGAACTTTAGATAATTCCATACCTTAATAAAACCATTCgggaattaatataattttacctaataatttaattatcagCATAAACCCCATAAATTAACGAAAGATCAGcctacttaattaaattaaaactagCCCAGCATATGATTAAAGATAGCCCAAACTAAAGTTCCCCAATTATTTGCTCTGGgcccaaaactttaaattacTATCTGGCCTAAACGAGAAAACTGACAAGCCCAAAATACATCGGTCACCCCCAAATCACAAAATTCAACTTCTCTCAGCGGAGGCCCATGGTGAGGGGAAGGGATTAAACAGGATGGTGTGTGTATTTATTTACCTTCGCGAACAAAGGAATCAATTTGTTTTCTTCACTCCTTTCAATtagattttttatataaatgcattttaatataaaacaatattttattgaatgggctatggaatttaattaatttttattatgttaACTATATATTTGTTTACTCAAGAATTATgagcaaataaaaaatttacacTACAAAAAAAGGTTCGATCACCGACGGAAATAATATTACCAACAGATTTGATAAATAACCGGCGGAGTTACCGACGACGGCATTTCAGTTGGAAGTAGATAAAAACAAATTACCGACGGAATAGTATTTACCAATGGAAAAGTTAGTATTACCGACGGAAATTTCTGTCAGCAAAGTTGTTATTTTGGTTGGTTTATAAGTTGATACcggataataataaaatattcatttttgaatgATTCTTGAGTCGATGTTATAattaaactaattttaaaaaacagaaaaaaatttaattaacacaagataaattaattaaaatcggAAGTTAACTAAATAAAGCttcaatgaaattaaaaaataaaatattttaaatcaaaatGTATTACTATAAGAAtctcattaaataaaaatatactccttccgtcccctAGTTGCACTATTATTTTTAAGTAAAAGTTAGGgtatttaattaagatattagagTTAGTTAAGTTTTCCTTTATTAAGGGTTTACTTAAAATACTTGAAATGCTAATTTTATTACGCTAATTACTTAAGTTTAAATTTACGTAGTAAatatgaaaagtgcgagtaacatgaaatggagggagtactattataaTAAGAAAACATATTACTACGTTGGTTCAAGGgtctaataaaacaaaaattatataaaaaaattagtgaaataaattacttcctccgtctctcATAAAGTTACGTGTCCTAGTTACATTTGAATGATTGTGACTTTGGAGTGTGAAAACTCGACAAAATGAGGGGAAGCCGACGTTTGAGCAGCTAGATACATTTGAATAGAAACAAAAGTCCATAATCGGTTGCACGGTCATATCAGTGCCCTAAAACTATATACATAATATTTTAGTGatcttattaatattatatgtaATCTTATTAAGCATCATTAGAAATAGACATTCTCTATGTTCTCATTATGTGTGCATTTTTACCCTTTTGATTACTTTATAATTAAGAATCCACTTTTATTTTTACCCTTTTTTATATCCACAATTAACTGATATCtttactttttactacttttagtaaTAGACCCAACATTCTACTCATTcattataaaattgatatataaaagtaagccgtacattctactaactttttcacccacttttcattatatttcttaaaatatgtgtcAAGTCAACCGGTGTCAATTAATAGGGGACAGATGGAATATATTTTAACATAATCAAATAAAAGagaattttataaggattcaacaaaattttaattgtatATGTTCAGATGAACGTTTTTTACATAAATATGAAAGAACGAAAATATGTAACTGTATAGAAATTATACAAAATTTGGTACGGAGTGTATAAATCAGCATGGATTAGTATATAAGTGCGCATGATATTGGTATATAGATTTAAATATGAATCATTATACATGTAAGCATGCATTAGTATACAAATCAACATTGATCTCTACACAAATCAACGCGAATTTTTACATGAATAAGCATGAATCAAGGTACACACAATGAGATTAGTACATATATTCAACACGaatcactatatatatatatatatcaaagtGAATCAATTTACAAATAAGTGTGGATAAGTACTCATATTCTTTAAAATTCAAAAGTTAATCTCAGCGCTCCATGCCCTAAGTCTAGCGATCCAGTTTTAGGCACCATTATTATATATGATACTGTTATATACTTAAATACATCCCTATAGCATCCCGGGATGCATTAGTGTGACATCACTTTTTAAATGACAACGTGATAACAAGTAACATACAATCTGCAATACATATGCAAGCAATATGTGATACATAGGCAAACAATTCGGCATATTATTCCAAACAATATGAGATACGAAATCAGAGCATGGTGAcaccatagttaaaatgacaatctaTGCAAGCAATATGCGAAACATAGGCAATCATTCGGCGATATATAAGCAAACAACTCAACATATGGTTTCAAACAATTTGTGATATGAAATCATAGATAATCAAGTAATCTAcgatacataggcaagcaaGTCTGCCACGTAGCAGGCTAAGGCTGAATCTGCTCCTAAATCTAAGGGTTATCCTTGGTGGTACAGTGTCATCTTAAatggtgttgtcattttaacacaaacccATCCCTTTATGTACATATGTACTCCATCTATCTCATTAtgaaatgttttcttttttaggttatcccataaaaaatgaaacgctTTTTTCCTCTTTCTTGCTTACTCTCTTCActaattcacaaaacaacactacataaaatcacgtgcaaaaaaaaaaccgtttcatatttattgggacggagagagtctTAAATACTACTTTCATTCTTGAAAAGTAGAAACTTTTAAAACGACATATgtattaatgcacaattggtaaaataaataagatgaactgataaagtaagagagatgaagagaaaaaagaatGAGAGTAGTGTCAGTGGATTGTGAGGTCTATTTcctaaattagaaaatttaaaaagtttctatttataagggacggacaaaaatggaaataatttcTACTTTTAAGGGATAGAggtaatattaatttattcatcaattttaaaacattttccattttctatatatttgcTCTTTAATTCTAGACTAAATTCCTGACTTCGGGATATACAAAACTATATAGCTTCGATGTCACCAAGCCTATTAATATTTACAATTTTGACG
Encoded here:
- the LOC121754770 gene encoding agglutinin-2-like, translating into MATSFQTLIPLLATIALLLTAAEAQRPRPPPRRTSFTFTFNGSRPSELTFQGDAYFPPGATRLRLTKTDVFGNAQLNTAGRVLYSNPIRFLEGRRRRVRASFESNVRFVITPNRGDTNPPADGLVFFLAPVNSTPDASGGSFGVFDLTGNKASVFAVEFDIFSNEWDPSFRHVGIDIQSRVSSNVTAVDDAILGQEVSARIDYNAATNLIRVNGSVGAKGFEVSYVYDLSTILPEQVQAGISAATGGLAAVHDVVAWSFSSTMRRRRPNSDEHI